A genomic segment from Geitlerinema sp. PCC 7407 encodes:
- a CDS encoding TM2 domain-containing protein — MTNASGGADKKVAAGICGILLGALGVHKFLLGYNTEGLIMLLVTLLTCGIGGAIMGVVGLIEGIIYLTKTDEEFVSTYIVGRKGWL; from the coding sequence ATGACCAATGCAAGCGGCGGCGCCGACAAAAAAGTTGCAGCAGGCATCTGCGGAATTTTGCTAGGGGCGTTGGGTGTTCACAAGTTCTTGCTGGGATACAACACCGAAGGCCTCATTATGCTGCTGGTCACTCTGCTGACCTGTGGAATTGGCGGAGCAATCATGGGGGTAGTGGGCCTGATTGAAGGCATTATCTACCTAACCAAGACGGATGAAGAGTTTGTCAGCACCTACATTGTCGGTCGCAAAGGCTGGCTCTAG
- a CDS encoding histidine phosphatase family protein, which translates to MEDRTLTTRVILVRHGQSSYNLERRIQGRLDASTLTDLGRAAAQKVAEAFTDLSFDAVYTSPLQRAKTTAETICDRLRSLEISVPELQPRDDLQEVDLPLWQGMLSAEVKEKFPEDYRCWRDRPHEFKMVLPGPDGPTEHYPVPSLYEQAKQFWADILPRHSGQTILIVGHNGINRALISTAIGLAPDFYQRIRQSNCGISVLNFPSGWGTAAQLESLNLTSHLGEALPDALKTHQGPRLLLVRHGETEWNRQKRFQGQIDVPLNENGQAQAQRAAEFLQEVALDFAVSSPMLRPKATAEAILARHAAIALELEDGLREISHGLWEGKLESEIETEFPGQLEQWKTAPETVQMPEGENLQEVWDRTIATWEAIVRRKADPTHQTGMVVAHDAVNKAILCHVLGLGAKDFWQCKQGNGAVSVIDYPDGPDGPPVLQAMNITTHLSGSVLDKTAAGAL; encoded by the coding sequence ATGGAGGATAGAACCCTGACCACTCGCGTCATTCTAGTACGTCACGGCCAGAGCAGCTACAACCTAGAGCGGCGAATTCAGGGCCGCCTGGACGCTTCAACGCTCACCGATCTTGGTCGTGCAGCCGCCCAAAAAGTGGCGGAGGCCTTCACTGATCTTTCGTTTGATGCGGTTTATACCAGCCCGCTACAGCGCGCCAAGACCACAGCCGAGACTATTTGCGATCGCCTGCGGTCTCTGGAAATATCGGTGCCCGAGCTCCAGCCTCGCGATGACTTGCAAGAAGTGGACCTGCCCCTGTGGCAAGGAATGCTGTCTGCGGAGGTCAAGGAGAAGTTTCCAGAAGACTATCGCTGCTGGCGCGATCGCCCCCATGAGTTCAAGATGGTGCTGCCCGGCCCCGACGGCCCCACCGAGCACTACCCGGTCCCCAGCCTCTACGAGCAGGCCAAGCAATTTTGGGCTGACATCCTGCCCCGCCACAGCGGCCAGACTATCTTGATCGTCGGTCACAACGGCATTAACCGCGCCCTCATCAGCACCGCCATTGGCCTAGCGCCCGATTTCTATCAGCGCATTCGCCAGTCTAACTGCGGCATCAGCGTTCTCAACTTCCCCAGCGGCTGGGGTACGGCGGCTCAGCTCGAGTCGCTCAACTTGACCAGCCACCTGGGCGAAGCGCTGCCCGACGCCCTCAAGACCCATCAGGGACCGCGGCTGCTGCTGGTGCGCCACGGCGAAACCGAGTGGAATCGCCAAAAGCGCTTCCAGGGCCAGATCGACGTGCCCCTCAACGAAAATGGCCAAGCCCAGGCCCAGCGCGCTGCTGAGTTTCTCCAAGAGGTCGCCCTAGACTTCGCGGTCAGCAGCCCGATGCTGCGGCCCAAGGCAACGGCTGAGGCGATTTTGGCGCGCCACGCAGCGATCGCCCTCGAGCTCGAAGACGGCCTGCGGGAAATCAGCCACGGCCTCTGGGAAGGCAAGCTAGAGTCTGAGATCGAAACGGAGTTTCCAGGCCAGCTCGAGCAGTGGAAAACTGCGCCGGAAACGGTGCAAATGCCCGAAGGCGAGAACCTGCAAGAAGTCTGGGACCGCACCATCGCAACCTGGGAAGCCATCGTTCGGCGCAAGGCTGACCCCACCCACCAAACGGGCATGGTCGTGGCCCACGACGCCGTCAACAAGGCCATCTTGTGCCACGTGCTGGGCCTGGGTGCCAAGGACTTTTGGCAGTGCAAGCAGGGCAATGGCGCAGTGAGCGTGATCGACTATCCGGACGGTCCCGACGGCCCGCCCGTCCTCCAGGCGATGAACATTACCACTCACCTGAGCGGGAGCGTGTTGGACAAAACGGCAGCGGGCGCTCTCTAG
- a CDS encoding dihydroorotase — MTSELLQQVRVLDPTTNTDRVADVLIEDGAIAAVEGAIDSWSADTQVRSGQGLILGPGLVDLYSHSGEPGFESRETLESLAQGAIAGGFTRVTLLPDTQPALDQPEAIAALQRRCSSLGVQVQVWGALTQGLKGLQMTELADLVDAGVVGFADGLSLNNLMLVQRVLEYAEPLGKPVGLWACEGALDGGVAREGTHALRLGLASSPVAAETAALSSLLACVAAIATPVHFLRISTAGGVQLLRQAKAQGLPVTASVSWLHLLRNTTHLESYDPNLRLAPPLGNPEDMEALRQGLLDGTLDAIAIDHAAYTYEEKTVAFAEAPPGAIGLELALPLLWQALVEEAGWSPLTLWRCLSSQPAQCLGQALGAIAPGQPAELTLFDPRQPWSVTESSLRSRSSNTAWLHHTLQGRVVKTWCPGA, encoded by the coding sequence ATGACGAGTGAACTGCTTCAACAGGTCCGGGTGCTGGACCCGACCACCAACACCGACCGCGTGGCCGATGTCCTGATCGAAGACGGGGCGATCGCGGCCGTCGAGGGCGCGATCGATTCGTGGTCCGCTGACACCCAGGTCCGCAGCGGCCAGGGCTTGATTTTGGGGCCGGGGCTGGTGGATCTGTACAGCCACTCCGGGGAGCCGGGCTTTGAGTCGCGGGAAACCCTCGAATCCTTGGCCCAAGGGGCGATCGCAGGCGGATTTACTCGGGTGACCCTGCTGCCCGACACCCAGCCCGCCCTCGACCAGCCAGAGGCGATCGCCGCGCTGCAGCGGCGATGCAGCAGCCTGGGGGTCCAGGTTCAGGTGTGGGGCGCTCTCACCCAGGGGCTCAAGGGGCTCCAGATGACCGAGCTGGCCGACCTCGTCGACGCGGGCGTGGTCGGCTTTGCCGATGGTCTGTCTCTAAACAACTTGATGCTGGTTCAGCGGGTGCTGGAGTACGCCGAGCCCCTGGGTAAGCCAGTGGGGCTGTGGGCCTGCGAAGGAGCTCTCGATGGCGGCGTTGCCCGCGAAGGCACCCACGCCCTGCGGCTGGGCCTCGCCAGCAGCCCAGTCGCTGCCGAAACTGCGGCCCTGAGCAGCCTTTTGGCCTGCGTCGCGGCGATCGCGACCCCGGTGCATTTTCTGCGCATTTCCACTGCGGGCGGCGTCCAGCTTTTGCGACAGGCCAAGGCCCAGGGTCTGCCCGTCACCGCCAGCGTCTCGTGGCTGCACCTGCTGCGCAACACCACCCACCTCGAGAGCTACGACCCGAATTTGCGCCTGGCGCCACCCCTCGGCAACCCCGAAGACATGGAGGCCCTGCGCCAAGGCCTGCTAGACGGTACCCTAGACGCGATCGCCATTGATCACGCAGCGTACACCTACGAAGAAAAAACCGTCGCCTTTGCCGAAGCACCGCCCGGAGCGATCGGCCTAGAGCTGGCGCTGCCGCTGCTGTGGCAGGCCCTGGTGGAAGAAGCCGGCTGGTCGCCGCTGACCCTGTGGCGCTGCCTGAGCAGCCAGCCCGCTCAGTGTCTTGGCCAAGCTTTGGGGGCGATCGCCCCAGGCCAGCCTGCGGAGCTGACCCTCTTTGACCCCCGTCAGCCCTGGAGCGTCACCGAAAGCAGCCTGCGATCGCGCTCCAGCAACACCGCCTGGCTTCACCACACCCTGCAAGGCCGCGTGGTCAAAACCTGGTGTCCTGGGGCATAG
- a CDS encoding RNA-guided endonuclease TnpB family protein, giving the protein MRTAYQYRLRPTVSQVALMGEWLELLRRQYNYRLGERFSWYEQNRCDITDCPLICHLPELRENPDFYSQKRDLVNSKTLFPEYRQIHSQVLQDCIGRVKKTFDRWLKGDCNGKRSGKPRLKGAGRYRSFTFPQAKQDCIQGKQINLPKIGWVKLIQHRPLPEGFKIKTATVSYKVDGWYVTLSLEDSSVPTLTPEAPSLENTMGIDLGLKSFFVDDSGREEPIPQHYRQAEKRLKRLQRSLSRKKKGSNRQKKAIKRVAKAHLKVSNQRKDFHHKVASKLLSQGKHVAHEKLNIRGIARTRLAKSTQDAGWGQFLQILAIKAERAGLLTVAVNPSGTSQNCCGCGVKVPKILQDRIHVCPECGLTLDRDHNAAVNIKYLAVGHSVNKAQETPDGLPGVTEKPTPDTSVSV; this is encoded by the coding sequence ATGAGAACCGCCTACCAGTACCGATTGCGCCCAACCGTCAGCCAAGTCGCCTTGATGGGCGAATGGCTGGAATTGCTGCGCAGACAGTACAACTACCGTCTCGGTGAGCGGTTCTCTTGGTACGAGCAAAACCGCTGTGACATCACCGATTGCCCGCTAATCTGCCACCTGCCAGAACTTCGAGAGAATCCTGACTTCTACTCCCAGAAACGAGACTTGGTGAACTCCAAGACTTTATTCCCGGAGTACCGACAGATTCACTCTCAAGTGCTGCAAGACTGCATTGGCCGGGTGAAGAAGACCTTTGACCGCTGGCTCAAGGGAGACTGCAACGGCAAGCGAAGCGGCAAGCCTCGACTCAAGGGGGCAGGCCGATACCGCTCTTTCACCTTCCCTCAAGCAAAACAAGACTGTATCCAGGGCAAGCAGATCAATCTCCCCAAGATTGGCTGGGTGAAACTGATTCAGCATCGCCCCTTACCGGAAGGGTTCAAGATCAAGACTGCCACCGTCAGCTACAAAGTCGATGGCTGGTATGTGACTCTGAGTCTTGAGGATTCATCAGTTCCCACCCTCACTCCCGAGGCCCCCAGTCTTGAGAACACGATGGGGATTGATTTGGGCTTGAAGTCGTTCTTCGTAGACGACTCAGGGAGAGAAGAACCCATCCCCCAGCACTACCGCCAAGCCGAAAAGCGTCTGAAGCGGTTGCAGCGTTCACTGTCACGCAAGAAAAAAGGGTCCAATCGCCAGAAGAAGGCAATTAAGCGAGTTGCCAAAGCACACCTGAAAGTCTCGAATCAGCGCAAGGACTTTCACCACAAGGTCGCAAGCAAGCTTTTATCCCAGGGAAAGCATGTCGCCCATGAAAAGCTGAATATTCGAGGCATTGCGAGAACGCGACTCGCAAAATCGACCCAGGATGCTGGTTGGGGGCAGTTCCTGCAAATTCTGGCAATCAAGGCTGAAAGAGCTGGATTGCTTACGGTTGCAGTGAATCCCAGCGGCACGTCTCAGAACTGCTGTGGCTGCGGGGTCAAAGTTCCTAAAATACTTCAGGACAGGATTCACGTCTGTCCTGAGTGTGGATTGACGCTGGACCGTGACCACAATGCAGCGGTCAACATCAAGTATTTGGCGGTAGGGCATTCCGTCAATAAAGCTCAGGAAACGCCCGATGGGTTACCAGGGGTCACTGAGAAGCCGACACCGGATACGTCAGTATCGGTGTAG
- a CDS encoding DUF2752 domain-containing protein, which translates to MGKLVRWAGLLLGASPVVGAYFYARGLHIPFLVCPLRYWTGVPCPTCGMTRSFTALVQGDWEQAIAYHLFGPALFLAFLVLTLHCCLELGTGRRLKAFYEAWVRKLSLQVAAGCLVGGYYLLRLGLLAHSGELGLAMARSPLGQWLLLWTASS; encoded by the coding sequence GTGGGCAAACTTGTGCGCTGGGCTGGGTTGCTCCTGGGAGCCTCGCCCGTTGTGGGGGCCTATTTCTACGCTCGCGGCCTGCACATTCCCTTTCTGGTTTGTCCGCTGCGCTACTGGACAGGAGTGCCCTGCCCAACGTGCGGCATGACTCGATCGTTCACGGCTCTGGTGCAGGGAGATTGGGAACAGGCGATCGCCTACCATTTATTTGGGCCGGCCTTGTTCTTGGCGTTTCTGGTTTTGACCCTGCACTGCTGCTTGGAACTGGGGACGGGGCGCCGCCTCAAGGCTTTCTATGAAGCTTGGGTGCGCAAGCTTTCTCTCCAGGTAGCTGCGGGTTGCTTGGTTGGCGGCTACTACCTTCTGCGCTTAGGACTGCTGGCGCATTCGGGGGAATTGGGGCTGGCAATGGCGCGATCGCCTCTAGGGCAATGGCTTTTGCTCTGGACAGCCAGTTCCTAG
- a CDS encoding thiol-disulfide oxidoreductase DCC family protein, producing the protein MAAYYVIYDGNCNLCVNLVKVLEQVDRGDRFQYVPMQDTETLGRFGITPQDCEMGMILLDGQQPSRRWQGSDAAEEIGRLLPGGSPFVQAYRALPGAKWVGDRVYAQVRDRRYEIFGRRDQTYHAAYGVCDTGTCGPTGRTADAESR; encoded by the coding sequence ATGGCTGCTTATTACGTCATCTACGACGGCAACTGCAATCTCTGCGTCAACCTGGTCAAGGTCCTAGAGCAAGTCGATCGCGGCGATCGCTTTCAGTATGTGCCGATGCAGGACACCGAAACCCTGGGCCGCTTTGGCATTACGCCCCAAGACTGCGAGATGGGCATGATTTTGCTCGATGGCCAGCAGCCGAGCCGCCGCTGGCAAGGCAGCGACGCGGCGGAGGAAATCGGCCGCTTGTTGCCGGGGGGCAGTCCTTTTGTGCAGGCGTACCGCGCCCTGCCCGGCGCGAAGTGGGTGGGCGATCGCGTATATGCCCAGGTGCGCGATCGCCGCTACGAAATTTTTGGGCGGCGCGACCAGACCTATCACGCCGCCTACGGAGTCTGCGATACCGGCACTTGCGGGCCTACTGGTCGCACAGCTGACGCAGAGAGTCGGTGA
- a CDS encoding CPBP family intramembrane glutamic endopeptidase: MTLKQIFAALLTAFVTLNLVILLLGSWQQPQIQSRLELYQTDLLLHATELKSDQEIAAASQTLVGDKPLETAQKQYESVREGTQETLSQLLPGRPVAELRLEELSTRTLKELLLLQLRLDLRLGVLKAVQGDRPGAVEIWTALGDRLEQQPVAGLDADLPRVLAGLWSEPPRLLPTADESLIQESMEGWFEYQALARLYELQQRQSDLAALQAAEQVTAQQAVYKLLLVSAIPGLGSFIGLVLLIGLLIQWGLKRKQAVLAGRGDLRWSTPWDWSDLLIVLMGGFFFLGQIVLSQILVPLTVQGLSLNPAMMTVRTQAVLTLITYGFLTAGSLGVLFWVIKPFRPLPPDWFRFSLRGNWVWWAVGGYCVALPLVIAVSLINQQIWQGQGGSNPILSLALQAEDPVALLIFFSTASIAAPLFEEILFRGFLLPSLTRYVPVWGAIALSSLIFALAHLSLSEVLPLATLGCVLGFVYTRSRNLLAPMLLHGLWNSGTLVSLVVLGSGLN; encoded by the coding sequence ATGACCTTGAAGCAAATTTTTGCGGCCCTTTTGACGGCCTTCGTAACCCTTAATCTGGTGATCTTGCTCTTGGGAAGCTGGCAGCAGCCCCAAATCCAGAGTCGCCTGGAGCTTTATCAAACAGACTTGCTGCTCCATGCGACGGAACTGAAGTCAGACCAAGAAATTGCTGCTGCAAGCCAGACTCTGGTGGGAGACAAGCCCCTAGAGACGGCGCAAAAACAGTACGAGTCGGTTCGCGAAGGAACCCAGGAGACCCTCAGCCAGCTGCTGCCGGGGCGGCCGGTGGCGGAGCTCCGCCTGGAGGAACTGTCGACGCGGACCTTGAAGGAGCTGCTGCTGCTCCAGCTGCGGCTGGATCTGCGACTGGGGGTGCTGAAGGCGGTGCAGGGCGATCGCCCAGGAGCGGTGGAGATCTGGACAGCCTTGGGCGATCGCCTCGAGCAGCAGCCGGTTGCTGGCCTCGATGCGGACCTGCCCCGCGTCCTGGCAGGGCTCTGGAGCGAGCCGCCCCGTCTCTTGCCGACCGCTGACGAATCTCTGATTCAAGAGTCCATGGAGGGGTGGTTTGAGTATCAGGCCCTCGCGCGCCTCTACGAGTTGCAGCAGCGCCAGAGCGATCTGGCAGCGCTACAGGCAGCGGAGCAGGTGACGGCTCAGCAGGCAGTCTACAAGCTGCTCCTAGTCAGCGCTATTCCGGGATTGGGGTCGTTTATTGGCCTGGTGCTGCTGATCGGGCTACTGATCCAGTGGGGGCTCAAGCGCAAGCAGGCGGTGCTGGCGGGCCGAGGAGATTTGCGCTGGTCGACGCCCTGGGACTGGTCCGATCTGCTGATCGTGCTGATGGGCGGATTTTTCTTCCTGGGGCAGATTGTTCTGAGCCAGATTTTGGTGCCTTTGACGGTGCAGGGCCTGAGCCTGAATCCGGCGATGATGACGGTGCGCACCCAGGCTGTTTTGACGCTGATCACCTATGGATTCTTGACCGCGGGCTCTCTGGGCGTGCTGTTTTGGGTGATCAAGCCTTTTCGGCCGCTGCCTCCGGACTGGTTCCGCTTCAGCTTGCGCGGAAATTGGGTCTGGTGGGCGGTGGGCGGCTACTGCGTGGCGCTGCCCTTGGTGATTGCTGTGTCGCTGATCAACCAGCAAATTTGGCAGGGTCAGGGCGGCAGTAATCCCATTTTGTCGCTGGCGCTCCAGGCCGAAGATCCGGTGGCGCTGCTGATTTTCTTTTCGACGGCGTCCATTGCTGCGCCCCTGTTTGAGGAGATCTTGTTCCGAGGATTTTTGCTGCCGTCTCTGACGCGCTATGTGCCGGTGTGGGGGGCGATCGCCCTCAGCAGCTTGATTTTTGCGCTGGCCCACCTGAGCCTATCCGAGGTGCTGCCGCTGGCAACCCTGGGCTGCGTGCTGGGCTTTGTCTACACGCGATCGCGCAACTTGCTGGCCCCGATGCTGCTCCACGGCCTCTGGAACAGCGGCACGCTCGTCAGTTTGGTGGTGCTGGGCAGCGGTCTCAACTAG
- the lepB gene encoding signal peptidase I: MARAQNQVSEQKPQPASESVLIEALKTLGLTAILAFGIRTFVVEARYIPTGSMLPTLEINDRLIIDKMGYRFSEPKRGDIVVFRPTPALQAEFNEAFIKRVIGLPGETVEVKNGRVYVNNEPLPENYTAERPNYEWGPETVPPNSYLVLGDNRNNSYDSHYWGYVPRENIIGRAAVRFWPPGRVGGITPTPEYRENPSESMAVPQSESGTLSLGH, encoded by the coding sequence ATGGCGCGCGCACAAAATCAAGTGTCCGAACAAAAACCTCAGCCAGCCTCGGAAAGTGTTTTGATCGAGGCGCTCAAAACCCTTGGCCTCACTGCTATTCTTGCCTTTGGCATCCGGACCTTTGTTGTGGAAGCTCGCTACATTCCCACCGGCTCGATGCTGCCAACGCTGGAAATCAACGATCGCCTGATCATCGACAAGATGGGCTACCGTTTCAGTGAGCCAAAACGAGGCGACATTGTGGTTTTCCGGCCGACGCCAGCCCTCCAGGCAGAGTTTAATGAGGCGTTTATTAAGCGGGTGATCGGGCTGCCGGGGGAAACGGTAGAGGTCAAGAACGGCCGAGTCTACGTCAACAATGAGCCTCTGCCGGAGAACTACACGGCTGAAAGACCCAACTATGAGTGGGGCCCGGAGACGGTGCCGCCGAATTCGTATTTGGTGCTGGGTGATAACCGCAACAACAGCTACGATAGCCACTACTGGGGCTATGTACCACGGGAAAATATTATTGGCCGGGCCGCTGTGCGCTTTTGGCCGCCAGGTCGGGTTGGGGGCATCACGCCGACGCCAGAGTACCGAGAAAATCCGTCGGAGAGTATGGCGGTGCCTCAATCTGAGTCCGGAACTTTGAGCTTGGGGCACTAA
- a CDS encoding cation-translocating P-type ATPase — translation MQLSSVPRETAVPAPAETVTLDVSGMKCAGCVSAVERQLLSHPGVVSACVNLVTEVATVECATEADPAAIAQRLTEAGFPSQPRQTGRSAPEGWSPAERHQQETRQQTRRLAIATLLLVFSAIGHLNLFGGPTLPLLSDIWFHCGLATVALFGPGRSLLVDGWQGLRHGVPNMNTLVGLGTVSAYTASVVALVFPGLGWECFFDEPVMLVGFILLGRTLEQRARTRAAAAFQALLALQPQRARLVAKKDLLPEEELTETHQAIEIPADQVRVGEWIQVLPGEKIPVDGEVVAGQTTVDESMLTGESVPVRKQPGDRVSAGTLNQSGAIALRATRVGSDTALASIIELVETAQTRKAPIQRLADTVAGYFAYGVMAIAALTFGFWYFLGTRLWPQVLAHGDMAHPMTHDLMGHMVSHASETDPMMLSLRLAIAVLVVACPCSLGLATPTAILVGTGVGAEQGLLIRGGDILERVRQVSTLIFDKTGTLTTGQPTVTDCQPLTPDGSAETLLRLAASVEQGTRHPLAEAIQRAAEDRTLALLPAKDWTTEPGCGVAAQVQQQQVMLGTADWLQAQGVDLSPEAQALGDTYAADGKTVVYVAADQQLLGLIAAIDTLKPDAAQTVQQLRQMGIRVMLLTGDQPAAATAIARSLDLSPEDTLAGVQPSGKAAAIAHLQAQGQVVAMVGDGINDAPALAQADLGISLQSATDAAIETAQIVLMRDRLTDVVAAIRLSRATLAKIRQNLFWAMAYNVLGIPIAAGILLPALEFSLSPAAAGGLMAFSSVSVVTNSLLLRRFSAAPSSKAR, via the coding sequence ATGCAGCTTTCCTCCGTTCCCCGCGAAACCGCTGTGCCTGCGCCTGCGGAAACTGTGACCCTCGATGTCAGCGGCATGAAATGCGCTGGCTGCGTGAGCGCAGTCGAGCGGCAGTTGTTGAGTCATCCCGGCGTGGTGTCTGCCTGCGTCAATCTGGTGACGGAGGTGGCCACGGTGGAGTGCGCGACGGAGGCCGATCCAGCGGCGATCGCCCAGCGCCTGACCGAAGCGGGATTTCCGAGCCAGCCGCGCCAGACGGGCCGCAGTGCCCCCGAAGGCTGGAGCCCTGCCGAGCGTCATCAGCAGGAAACCCGCCAGCAAACCCGCCGATTGGCGATCGCCACCCTGCTGCTAGTGTTTTCTGCCATCGGCCACCTCAATTTGTTTGGGGGACCGACCCTGCCGCTGCTGAGCGACATCTGGTTCCACTGCGGATTGGCGACGGTGGCGCTCTTTGGGCCGGGGCGATCGCTGCTGGTCGACGGCTGGCAGGGCCTGCGCCACGGCGTCCCCAACATGAACACCCTCGTGGGCCTGGGCACCGTGTCGGCCTACACTGCCAGCGTGGTGGCCCTGGTGTTTCCGGGACTGGGCTGGGAGTGCTTTTTTGATGAGCCGGTGATGCTGGTGGGCTTCATTCTCCTGGGTCGCACCCTAGAGCAGCGAGCCAGAACTCGGGCGGCGGCGGCCTTCCAGGCGCTGCTGGCCCTCCAGCCCCAGCGGGCGCGCCTCGTCGCCAAAAAAGACTTGCTGCCCGAGGAGGAGCTGACCGAAACGCACCAGGCGATCGAGATTCCGGCGGATCAGGTGCGGGTGGGGGAATGGATCCAGGTGCTGCCGGGGGAAAAAATCCCCGTTGACGGTGAAGTGGTGGCGGGCCAGACCACGGTGGACGAGTCCATGCTGACGGGGGAATCGGTCCCGGTGCGCAAGCAGCCCGGCGATCGCGTTTCGGCGGGCACCCTCAACCAGTCCGGGGCGATCGCCCTGCGAGCGACCCGCGTGGGTTCTGACACGGCCCTAGCCAGCATCATCGAGCTGGTGGAAACGGCCCAAACCCGCAAAGCGCCGATTCAGCGGCTGGCGGACACCGTCGCGGGCTACTTTGCCTATGGCGTGATGGCGATCGCCGCCTTGACCTTTGGCTTTTGGTACTTCCTGGGGACGCGGCTGTGGCCCCAGGTGCTGGCCCACGGGGACATGGCCCACCCCATGACCCACGACCTCATGGGGCACATGGTCAGCCACGCCAGTGAAACCGACCCGATGATGCTGAGCCTCCGGCTGGCGATCGCCGTTTTGGTGGTCGCTTGCCCTTGCTCCCTGGGCCTAGCCACCCCGACGGCGATCCTGGTGGGCACCGGCGTCGGAGCCGAGCAGGGGCTGCTGATTCGCGGCGGCGACATCCTCGAGCGGGTCCGGCAAGTGTCCACCCTGATTTTTGACAAAACCGGCACCCTGACGACCGGCCAGCCCACTGTGACCGACTGCCAGCCCCTGACCCCGGACGGCAGCGCTGAGACCCTGCTGCGGCTGGCCGCTAGCGTCGAGCAGGGCACCCGTCACCCCCTGGCGGAGGCCATCCAGCGGGCCGCCGAAGATCGCACCCTAGCCCTACTTCCGGCCAAGGACTGGACCACCGAGCCGGGCTGCGGCGTAGCGGCCCAGGTGCAGCAGCAGCAGGTCATGCTGGGAACGGCGGACTGGCTCCAGGCCCAGGGCGTGGACCTTTCGCCAGAGGCCCAGGCTCTCGGGGATACCTACGCCGCCGATGGCAAAACCGTGGTGTATGTGGCCGCTGACCAGCAGCTCCTGGGCCTGATCGCCGCGATCGACACCCTCAAGCCCGACGCGGCCCAAACTGTCCAGCAGCTGCGGCAGATGGGCATCCGGGTAATGCTCCTCACCGGAGACCAGCCCGCGGCCGCGACGGCGATCGCCCGTTCCCTGGACCTCTCGCCCGAGGACACCCTCGCTGGCGTTCAGCCCAGCGGCAAAGCAGCGGCGATCGCCCACCTCCAGGCCCAGGGCCAGGTGGTCGCCATGGTCGGAGACGGCATCAATGACGCCCCCGCCCTGGCCCAGGCAGACCTGGGCATTTCTTTGCAGTCCGCCACCGACGCCGCCATCGAAACCGCCCAGATCGTGCTGATGCGCGATCGCCTGACCGATGTCGTCGCCGCCATTCGCCTCAGCCGCGCCACCTTGGCCAAAATTCGCCAAAACCTCTTTTGGGCCATGGCCTACAACGTTCTGGGAATTCCCATCGCGGCCGGAATCTTGCTGCCCGCCCTTGAATTTTCTCTTAGCCCTGCTGCTGCCGGTGGACTGATGGCCTTTAGTTCCGTGAGCGTCGTCACCAACTCTCTGTTGCTTCGCCGCTTCTCGGCTGCTCCCTCGAGCAAAGCTCGTTAA